The Desulfomicrobium orale DSM 12838 genome includes a window with the following:
- the pgl gene encoding 6-phosphogluconolactonase: MSASWLFFPDEEQFGQAAASHAGRLARAVLEKHPHFTLALSGGRGPLPFFRHLADADLFAPEMWTRTHIFFVDERMVPPDHADSNFGSARRHLLDRVPVPEENIHRMPGELPQAAAAAAYTETLDGFFGCRPPVFDLLVLGMGADGHTASIFPGCSLQDGNQPVSPATAPGATVSARLTLTGPVLDAAANVLFLVLGADKHEPLRRIRSGDRSLPAGRVRGGRRCWYVCPPPPA; encoded by the coding sequence ATGAGCGCTTCCTGGCTTTTCTTCCCCGACGAAGAACAGTTCGGCCAGGCGGCCGCCAGCCATGCCGGACGGCTGGCCCGTGCGGTTCTAGAGAAGCATCCGCATTTCACTCTGGCCCTGAGCGGAGGACGCGGCCCCCTGCCCTTTTTCCGGCATCTGGCCGATGCCGATCTTTTCGCGCCGGAGATGTGGACGCGGACTCACATCTTTTTCGTGGATGAACGGATGGTCCCGCCGGATCATGCGGATTCCAATTTCGGTTCGGCCAGAAGGCATCTTCTGGACCGCGTTCCCGTGCCGGAGGAAAACATTCACCGCATGCCCGGAGAACTGCCGCAGGCCGCTGCGGCCGCAGCCTATACCGAAACCCTCGACGGATTTTTCGGATGCCGCCCGCCCGTTTTCGACCTGCTGGTGCTGGGCATGGGTGCGGACGGGCATACGGCGTCCATTTTTCCCGGCTGTTCCCTTCAAGACGGCAACCAGCCCGTCAGTCCGGCCACCGCGCCCGGAGCAACTGTTTCCGCCCGGCTGACCCTGACCGGGCCCGTGCTCGACGCGGCCGCAAACGTCCTCTTTCTGGTGCTGGGAGCGGATAAACACGAACCTCTCCGCCGCATCCGCTCCGGGGACAGGAGCCTCCCGGCGGGGCGGGTCCGGGGCGGCCGCCGGTGCTGGTACGTATGCCCGCCCCCTCCGGCATGA
- a CDS encoding LutC/YkgG family protein, with the protein MEPSPEILEKFRKKAEAASAIVSEVDSMAQAVAYTVDLCAQKEACQLLLSGCEESLSEKGKDLCGLKEWGKIIVAPLLNEADQAELVKQASAREISVIKDGMRRHLAGVDIALTMADYGIAETGTLAIESSSEELRLATMLAEIHVAVLPKSRIRATAEDIYAELKGLMNQNPDYLAFITGASRTADIERVLALGVHGPLELHILILEDK; encoded by the coding sequence ATGGAACCAAGCCCTGAAATTTTGGAAAAATTCCGGAAAAAAGCGGAAGCCGCCTCGGCCATTGTCTCGGAGGTGGATTCCATGGCTCAGGCCGTGGCCTACACCGTGGATCTGTGCGCCCAGAAGGAAGCCTGTCAGCTGCTTCTGAGCGGGTGTGAGGAATCCTTGTCGGAAAAGGGCAAGGATTTGTGCGGGCTGAAGGAGTGGGGCAAGATCATCGTTGCTCCGCTCCTGAACGAAGCCGACCAGGCCGAGCTGGTCAAACAGGCGTCGGCACGCGAGATTTCCGTCATCAAGGACGGCATGCGCCGCCATCTGGCGGGCGTGGACATCGCCCTCACCATGGCCGACTACGGCATCGCCGAGACGGGCACCCTGGCCATCGAATCCTCCAGCGAGGAACTGCGCCTGGCCACCATGCTCGCCGAGATCCATGTGGCGGTCCTCCCCAAATCCCGCATCCGGGCCACGGCCGAGGACATCTACGCCGAACTCAAAGGGCTCATGAACCAAAACCCCGACTATCTGGCCTTCATCACCGGCGCGAGCCGCACCGCCGACATCGAACGCGTTCTGGCGCTGGGCGTGCATGGCCCCCTGGAACTGCACATCCTGATTCTGGAGGACAAATAA
- the ruvX gene encoding Holliday junction resolvase RuvX — protein MKLLGIDYGQKRVGLAMSGGSLAFPYRTLARTTSDKLFAELLDICARENVTGIVLGLPLLTDGQDSLTTRQVRNFRDSLARRTALPIHLVNEVLTSSEARNRLREAGVSTRKSDGLLDQMAAVCILETFLRERET, from the coding sequence ATGAAGCTTCTGGGCATCGACTACGGCCAGAAGCGCGTGGGACTGGCCATGTCCGGCGGGTCCCTGGCTTTTCCCTACCGGACGCTGGCCAGAACCACGAGTGATAAGCTCTTCGCCGAGCTGCTGGACATCTGTGCCAGGGAAAACGTGACGGGCATTGTGCTGGGTCTGCCTCTGCTCACGGACGGCCAGGACAGCCTGACCACCCGGCAGGTCAGAAATTTCCGGGACAGTCTGGCCCGCAGAACCGCCCTGCCCATTCATCTGGTCAATGAAGTCCTGACCTCTTCCGAGGCGCGGAACCGGCTGCGCGAGGCGGGTGTTTCCACCCGCAAGAGTGACGGTCTTCTGGATCAGATGGCCGCAGTGTGCATTCTGGAAACCTTTCTGCGGGAGCGGGAAACATAA
- a CDS encoding DMT family transporter has protein sequence MTLSFAGELAALTAAFIWAISTMIYARTGGRMPAMLLNLIKGSVAVGFLVLTVLILGDAPPELETRHWLWLAGSGLVGISIGDSAYFASIRRIGPAQTLLVESIAPPLTGLLAFFFLHESIGPWAWTGVFLTMGGILWVVTEHRPKERIHLPGLGFAALAALCQAAGMVMSREVMINTPITSLWAALVRLASATLALWVFLPLVRPDILRREVWRGMGAAGTWALFAVAVFLGTFLGIWLQQTALKLTSAAIAQTLVSVSPLFALGLARLGGQKISRRSLTGSIAALAGIALFFRQPGW, from the coding sequence GTGACGCTTTCTTTTGCCGGAGAGCTGGCCGCGCTGACCGCCGCCTTCATCTGGGCCATTTCCACCATGATCTACGCCCGCACGGGCGGCCGGATGCCCGCCATGCTCCTGAACCTGATCAAGGGCAGCGTGGCCGTGGGCTTTCTGGTCCTGACCGTGCTCATACTGGGCGACGCTCCGCCGGAACTCGAAACCCGGCACTGGCTGTGGCTCGCCGGAAGCGGTCTGGTGGGGATCAGCATCGGCGACAGCGCCTATTTCGCCTCCATCCGGCGCATCGGCCCGGCCCAGACCCTGCTGGTGGAATCCATCGCCCCGCCGCTGACCGGCCTGCTGGCCTTTTTCTTTCTGCATGAAAGCATCGGCCCCTGGGCCTGGACGGGCGTCTTCCTGACCATGGGCGGCATTCTGTGGGTGGTGACGGAACATCGCCCCAAGGAACGCATCCATCTGCCCGGTCTGGGATTCGCCGCGCTGGCCGCCCTGTGCCAGGCTGCGGGCATGGTCATGTCCAGGGAGGTCATGATCAATACGCCCATCACATCCCTCTGGGCCGCCCTGGTCCGGCTGGCATCGGCCACGCTGGCCCTGTGGGTATTTCTGCCCCTGGTCCGGCCGGACATACTCCGCCGCGAGGTCTGGCGCGGCATGGGAGCAGCGGGGACCTGGGCGCTTTTCGCCGTGGCCGTGTTCCTGGGCACATTTCTGGGCATCTGGCTGCAACAGACGGCCCTCAAGCTGACCAGCGCGGCCATCGCCCAGACGCTTGTCTCCGTCAGCCCGCTCTTCGCCCTGGGGCTGGCCCGGCTCGGGGGCCAGAAAATCTCCCGGCGCAGCCTGACAGGCTCCATCGCCGCCCTAGCGGGCATCGCCCTTTTCTTCCGCCAGCCGGGCTGGTAG
- the zwf gene encoding glucose-6-phosphate dehydrogenase — MSPSCPITPTADPVNLVIFGGTGDLAMRKIYPALSVLFQSGLLSPDSRIVASGRTDMSPEKYQRLVREKLSGALKPPALDELVSRVSYARIDPQCPESGGRLAALLDEMDADRPRNRLFYLSVPPAAYIPLVTLLGEAGLARESGGRSARIVVEKPFGRDLSTARELDRVLHRFFAERRIFRIDHYMAKETVQNILLLRFANALFEPVWNRRYIDHIRITAAESLGIGHRSGFYDQAGVLRDMFQNHMMMLLALCAMEPPSVFEAERVRDERAKVFRALRPLDPDALEDSLVLGQYGPGVIDGQPVPGYLEEPGVRAGSLMPTYAWMKIFLDNWRWQGVPFYLCSGKRLRTKHTKIEVQFRDVPVSMFRGSGPVMPNRLVLGIHPEEVVRLEVQTKSQGPSLCLESRHLEFAYGSAGQDRVDDYAKVLLDCVNGDQTLFWRQDAVELCWEFLTPVLNVCDCPEGSPSLHPYPAGSDGPARVLEMRP; from the coding sequence ATGAGCCCATCCTGTCCCATCACGCCCACAGCCGATCCCGTCAATCTGGTCATCTTCGGCGGCACCGGCGATCTGGCCATGCGCAAAATCTACCCGGCCCTGTCTGTACTGTTCCAAAGCGGCCTGCTCAGCCCGGACTCCCGCATCGTGGCCTCGGGCCGCACGGACATGAGTCCGGAAAAGTATCAGCGCCTCGTGAGAGAAAAGCTCTCCGGCGCGCTCAAGCCCCCCGCCTTGGACGAGCTCGTATCCCGCGTGAGCTACGCCCGCATCGACCCGCAATGCCCCGAATCCGGCGGCAGACTCGCCGCCCTGCTCGATGAAATGGATGCGGACCGCCCCAGAAACCGCCTGTTCTATCTGTCCGTGCCCCCGGCGGCCTATATTCCGCTGGTCACCCTGCTGGGCGAGGCCGGACTCGCCCGGGAAAGCGGCGGACGTTCCGCGCGCATCGTCGTGGAAAAGCCCTTCGGCCGCGACCTGTCCACGGCCCGCGAGCTGGACAGGGTTCTGCACCGCTTTTTCGCAGAGCGGCGGATTTTCCGCATCGACCATTACATGGCCAAGGAAACCGTGCAGAACATCCTGTTGCTGCGCTTTGCCAACGCCCTGTTCGAGCCGGTCTGGAACCGCCGCTACATCGACCACATCCGCATCACCGCCGCCGAATCCCTGGGCATCGGCCACCGCAGCGGATTTTACGATCAGGCGGGCGTGCTGCGGGACATGTTCCAGAACCATATGATGATGCTTCTGGCCCTGTGCGCCATGGAGCCGCCGTCCGTGTTCGAAGCCGAGCGGGTGCGCGACGAACGGGCCAAGGTTTTCCGGGCCCTGCGCCCCTTGGACCCCGACGCCCTGGAAGACAGTCTGGTGCTGGGCCAGTACGGGCCGGGCGTGATCGACGGCCAGCCCGTGCCCGGATATCTGGAAGAACCCGGCGTACGGGCCGGTTCCCTCATGCCCACCTACGCCTGGATGAAAATCTTTCTGGACAACTGGCGCTGGCAGGGCGTGCCCTTCTATCTGTGTTCGGGAAAGCGGCTGCGGACCAAGCACACGAAAATCGAGGTCCAGTTCCGCGACGTGCCCGTGTCCATGTTTCGCGGCAGCGGGCCGGTCATGCCCAACCGTCTGGTGCTGGGCATCCACCCGGAAGAAGTGGTCCGGCTGGAAGTCCAGACCAAAAGCCAGGGGCCGAGCCTCTGCCTGGAGTCCCGCCATCTGGAATTCGCCTACGGCAGCGCCGGGCAGGATCGGGTGGACGACTACGCCAAGGTCCTGCTGGACTGCGTGAACGGCGATCAGACCCTTTTCTGGCGGCAGGACGCGGTGGAACTGTGCTGGGAATTCCTGACACCTGTGCTGAACGTGTGCGACTGCCCGGAAGGATCGCCGTCCCTGCATCCCTACCCCGCCGGAAGCGACGGCCCGGCCAGAGTGCTGGAGATGCGGCCATGA
- the ldhH gene encoding L-lactate dehydrogenase (quinone) large subunit LdhH produces MQQAKNLSEYNKELREALDNTFLRGAMEKFATAYPVGRANALRDYDVNALIAEVVNTKNAGLGCLDQLYADFKAAAEAKGVKVHLAKDAAEANEIIARIAKDANCKKIVKSKSMTAEETLLNHRLEKDGLEVTETDLGEWIIQLRKEGPSHMVMPAIHLSRYQVAELFSQVTREDQSTDIQRLVKVARRELRQKYAEADMGISGANFAIAETGTIGIVTNEGNARLVTTLPRVHVALTGLDKLCFTLEDALKVLRILPKNATGQAITSYVTWISGANECLAAPGDKKEMHIVFLDNGRREMAKDPLFSQVLRCVRCGACANVCPVYRMVGGHQMGHIYIGAIGLILTFFFHGRDKAKNLVQNCINCEACKHICAAGIDLPRLIKEIHARILDEDGHPISSILLAKLMQNRKLFHSFLRMAKTAQRPLTGGTSYIRHLPQIFAKDHGFKALPAIAAKPFRDRFEEIRQNVPNPKARIALFAGCAQDFIYPEQLEAAMEVFSAHDVAVEFPLEQSCCGLPLQMMGEKKTAIDVARQNIEAMNGSFDYIVTLCASCASHLKHNYPFLLGGNDAEAKKFADKVIPFSAFMTDVLKVTPDKFNQTKQRATLHAPCHLCRGMGMTEQPRQLLALGGYEYAQADQEQVCCGFGGSYSAKFPGVSEQILKNKLTDAARTGAEVLVTECPGCVMQLRGGAEKNKSGFAVRHMSEVLADHLKK; encoded by the coding sequence ATGCAGCAGGCCAAAAACCTCTCCGAATACAACAAGGAACTGCGCGAGGCTCTGGACAACACCTTTCTGCGCGGGGCCATGGAAAAATTCGCCACCGCCTATCCCGTGGGCCGGGCCAACGCTTTGCGCGATTACGACGTGAACGCGCTCATCGCCGAGGTGGTCAACACCAAGAATGCAGGGCTCGGCTGTCTGGACCAGCTTTACGCCGACTTCAAGGCCGCGGCCGAAGCCAAGGGCGTCAAGGTGCATCTGGCCAAGGACGCCGCCGAAGCCAACGAGATCATCGCCCGCATCGCCAAGGACGCGAACTGTAAAAAGATCGTCAAGTCCAAGTCCATGACGGCCGAGGAGACCCTCCTCAACCACCGTCTGGAAAAAGACGGCCTGGAAGTGACCGAGACGGACCTGGGCGAGTGGATCATCCAGCTGCGCAAGGAAGGTCCCAGTCACATGGTCATGCCGGCCATTCACCTGTCCCGGTACCAGGTGGCCGAGCTTTTCTCCCAGGTCACCCGGGAAGACCAGTCCACGGACATCCAGCGTCTGGTCAAAGTGGCCCGCCGCGAACTGCGCCAGAAGTATGCGGAAGCGGACATGGGCATCAGCGGCGCCAACTTCGCCATCGCCGAAACCGGTACCATCGGCATTGTCACCAATGAGGGCAACGCCCGTCTGGTCACCACTCTACCCCGCGTGCATGTGGCCCTGACCGGCCTGGACAAGCTCTGTTTCACTCTGGAGGACGCCCTCAAGGTGCTGCGCATCCTGCCCAAGAACGCCACGGGACAGGCCATCACCTCCTACGTCACCTGGATCAGCGGCGCCAACGAGTGTCTGGCCGCCCCCGGCGACAAGAAGGAAATGCACATCGTCTTTCTGGACAACGGCCGCCGGGAAATGGCCAAGGACCCGCTCTTCTCCCAGGTGCTCCGCTGCGTGCGCTGCGGTGCCTGCGCCAACGTCTGCCCCGTGTACCGCATGGTCGGCGGCCATCAGATGGGGCACATTTACATCGGCGCCATCGGCCTCATCCTGACCTTCTTCTTCCACGGCCGGGACAAGGCCAAGAATCTGGTCCAGAACTGCATCAACTGCGAGGCCTGCAAGCATATCTGCGCCGCGGGTATCGATCTGCCCCGGCTGATCAAGGAAATCCACGCCCGCATTCTGGATGAGGACGGACACCCCATTTCCTCCATCCTGCTGGCCAAGCTGATGCAGAACCGCAAGCTCTTCCATTCCTTCCTGCGCATGGCCAAGACCGCCCAGCGGCCCCTGACCGGCGGCACCAGCTACATCCGGCATCTGCCCCAGATCTTCGCCAAGGATCACGGCTTCAAGGCCTTGCCCGCCATCGCGGCCAAGCCTTTCCGGGACCGCTTCGAGGAAATCAGACAAAACGTGCCGAACCCCAAGGCGCGGATCGCCCTGTTCGCCGGATGCGCTCAGGACTTCATCTATCCGGAACAGCTGGAAGCGGCCATGGAAGTCTTCAGCGCCCACGACGTGGCTGTGGAATTCCCTCTGGAACAGTCCTGCTGCGGTCTGCCGCTGCAGATGATGGGCGAAAAGAAGACCGCCATCGACGTGGCCCGGCAGAACATCGAGGCCATGAACGGCTCCTTTGACTATATCGTCACGCTGTGCGCGTCCTGCGCCTCGCATCTGAAGCACAACTACCCCTTCCTGCTGGGCGGGAACGACGCCGAGGCCAAGAAGTTCGCGGACAAGGTCATTCCCTTCTCCGCCTTCATGACCGACGTGCTGAAGGTGACCCCCGACAAATTCAACCAGACCAAGCAGCGGGCCACCCTGCACGCGCCCTGCCACCTCTGCCGCGGCATGGGCATGACAGAACAGCCCAGGCAGCTCCTGGCCCTGGGCGGTTACGAATACGCCCAGGCCGATCAGGAGCAGGTCTGCTGCGGCTTCGGCGGATCCTATTCCGCCAAATTCCCCGGCGTGTCCGAACAGATCCTCAAGAACAAGCTGACCGACGCCGCGCGGACCGGGGCCGAAGTGCTGGTCACGGAATGCCCGGGCTGCGTCATGCAGCTGCGCGGCGGAGCCGAGAAGAACAAGTCCGGCTTTGCCGTGCGCCACATGTCCGAGGTATTGGCCGATCATCTGAAGAAATAA
- a CDS encoding FAD-binding and (Fe-S)-binding domain-containing protein: MPHKGPHISLAPERLVKRVLGLPLEEFQTWPEYLQQLALRLAEELFIIRYNPFIPAKTVRRSVSSRLQAERGALSPAYFRELSRCLDHFWQSYEADEKFKAALIARLSSILDKEQIVSTANNLIECSTDATDLRMELPALVVFPENVRQIQGIIRLANEMGFPVVPRGGGSGLTGGAVPAKPRTVVLSLSRLKEITDIDAENLTISVQAGVITLTAIQAAADKGLLFTVDPASKAASSIGGNISENAGGPFAFEYGTTLDNLLSYRMVLPTGELIEVRRVDHPRHKIMPDETAVFEVLDESGAVLETLRLKGNEIRGTGLGKDVTNKFLGGLPGVQKEGVDGIVADATFTVYSSLPHSRVLCLEFFGNSMRNAMYVIRDIVVLRDEIRTQGDLVKLSALEEFGIKYVQAIGYSKKSHKFDGIPISVLIVQLDSADEDALFTAVCRIVDICSAYDNVDSFVASDAAEAEVFWHDRHQLSAIAKRTSGFKLNEDIVIPLGVIPEFADFLEEQNLYYLAIAYREALQQVQQLPGIDVDDEFVRMEMDVSTSVITGKTTKEELPEQEFQLQTSFFFQHLKSKYPKRSEDLTRIFEHMQDTRIVIANHMHAGDGNCHVNLPVNSNDPRMLSLAEEAVEKIFTRVLELKGQVSGEHGIGITKIGFLAEEKIAALRAYKKKIDPNNIFNPGKLTQRDLVVVPYTFSFNRLIKDINKTALPGKENLIDLLLNVQTCTRCGKCKQVCPMYLPQRGLLFHPRNKNITLGALVEAIYYSQLQRGEPDSGLLRELQKILEHCTACGKCYAICPVKIRTQDVTLHTRAYLEEKGAGGHPLKNRILHLLSQDPQSTLPRVAKLAGIGQEVGNHAVSLLPQSWRQRLDSPLLRGKGPSTQFSNLKEALHLTKGNIFTLSSTRSKRAVIYFPGCGAGLFYRSIGLAAVRLLLDAGVNVVLPPDHLCCGYPLLVSGCRDRAERVAENNQTALTRLIRQTEDAGFVIKSVLTACGTCREGIRGYKLKSLETKQVEFLDVTQFIMQQGGSFPAGPERLLYHAACHHEWSGVPPLKAAGIYARELGRMTSSTVTISPHCCGESGLGAMTSPKIYNRLRQRKKEQLTRDLDGYAPEAPIVVGCPSCKIGVSRSLLEMDASREVLHTLEFLAGLRHGKAWMEDFSRLLAQTEARNGVQTLT; this comes from the coding sequence ATGCCCCATAAAGGACCACATATTTCCCTGGCTCCCGAACGTCTGGTCAAGCGCGTGCTGGGCCTGCCTCTGGAAGAATTCCAGACCTGGCCCGAGTACCTGCAGCAGCTGGCCCTGCGTCTGGCCGAAGAGCTGTTCATCATCCGCTACAACCCCTTCATCCCGGCCAAAACCGTACGCAGGAGCGTCAGCTCCCGCCTCCAGGCCGAACGGGGCGCGCTGTCTCCGGCCTATTTCCGGGAGCTGTCCAGATGCCTGGATCACTTCTGGCAAAGTTACGAGGCCGACGAAAAATTCAAGGCCGCGCTCATTGCCCGCCTGAGTTCCATCCTGGACAAGGAGCAGATCGTTTCCACGGCCAACAACCTGATCGAGTGCTCCACCGACGCCACGGATCTGCGCATGGAACTGCCCGCTCTGGTGGTATTCCCGGAAAACGTCCGGCAGATTCAGGGCATCATCCGCCTGGCCAACGAAATGGGCTTTCCCGTCGTTCCCAGAGGCGGCGGCTCGGGGCTGACCGGCGGAGCCGTGCCGGCCAAGCCGCGCACGGTGGTGCTGAGCCTGAGCCGTCTGAAGGAAATAACGGACATCGACGCGGAAAATCTGACCATCTCGGTGCAGGCCGGAGTCATCACCCTGACCGCCATCCAGGCCGCGGCGGACAAGGGATTGCTCTTCACCGTGGACCCGGCCTCCAAGGCCGCGTCGTCCATCGGCGGTAACATCTCTGAAAACGCGGGCGGCCCCTTCGCCTTCGAGTACGGCACCACTCTGGACAACCTGCTTTCCTACCGCATGGTCCTGCCCACGGGCGAACTGATCGAGGTCCGGCGGGTGGATCATCCCCGGCACAAGATCATGCCGGACGAAACGGCCGTGTTCGAGGTGCTGGACGAGTCCGGAGCCGTTCTGGAGACCCTCCGGCTGAAAGGAAACGAGATTCGCGGCACGGGCCTGGGCAAGGACGTGACCAACAAATTTCTGGGCGGCCTGCCCGGCGTGCAGAAGGAGGGCGTGGACGGCATCGTGGCCGACGCCACCTTCACCGTGTACTCTTCCCTGCCCCACAGCCGGGTCCTGTGCCTTGAATTTTTCGGCAATTCCATGCGCAACGCCATGTACGTCATCCGCGACATCGTGGTCCTGCGCGACGAAATCCGCACCCAGGGCGATCTGGTCAAGCTCTCGGCCCTGGAGGAATTCGGCATCAAGTATGTGCAGGCCATCGGATACTCCAAGAAATCCCACAAATTCGACGGTATTCCCATCTCGGTGCTCATCGTGCAGCTCGATTCCGCCGACGAGGACGCCCTGTTCACCGCCGTCTGCCGCATTGTGGATATCTGCTCGGCCTACGACAACGTGGACAGCTTCGTGGCCTCCGACGCGGCCGAAGCCGAGGTCTTCTGGCACGACCGGCACCAGCTCTCGGCCATCGCCAAGCGCACCAGCGGCTTCAAGCTGAACGAAGACATCGTCATTCCGCTGGGAGTCATCCCCGAATTCGCGGACTTTCTGGAAGAACAGAACCTGTACTATCTGGCCATCGCCTACCGCGAGGCCCTGCAACAGGTGCAGCAGCTTCCCGGCATCGACGTGGACGACGAATTCGTACGCATGGAAATGGATGTGTCCACGTCCGTCATCACCGGCAAGACCACCAAGGAAGAACTGCCCGAACAGGAATTCCAGCTTCAGACCTCGTTTTTCTTCCAGCATCTGAAATCCAAGTATCCCAAGCGCAGCGAGGATCTGACCCGGATTTTCGAGCACATGCAGGACACGCGCATCGTCATCGCCAACCACATGCACGCCGGAGACGGCAACTGCCACGTCAATCTGCCCGTCAACTCCAACGACCCGCGCATGCTGAGCCTGGCCGAGGAGGCCGTGGAAAAAATCTTCACCCGCGTTCTGGAACTCAAGGGCCAGGTTTCGGGCGAGCACGGCATCGGCATCACCAAGATCGGCTTTCTGGCCGAGGAAAAAATCGCGGCCCTGCGCGCCTACAAGAAAAAGATCGATCCCAACAACATCTTCAACCCCGGCAAACTGACCCAGCGCGATCTGGTGGTGGTGCCCTACACCTTCTCCTTCAACCGCCTGATCAAGGACATCAACAAAACGGCCCTGCCGGGCAAGGAAAACCTGATCGACCTGCTGCTGAACGTGCAGACCTGCACCCGCTGCGGCAAATGCAAGCAGGTCTGCCCCATGTACCTGCCCCAGCGGGGACTGCTCTTTCATCCGCGGAACAAGAACATCACTCTGGGCGCGCTGGTGGAGGCCATCTACTACTCGCAGCTGCAGCGCGGCGAGCCGGACTCCGGACTGCTGCGCGAACTACAGAAGATTCTTGAACACTGTACGGCCTGCGGCAAATGCTATGCCATCTGCCCGGTCAAGATCCGGACTCAGGATGTGACCCTGCACACCAGGGCCTATCTGGAGGAAAAGGGCGCGGGCGGGCATCCGCTCAAGAACCGGATTCTGCATCTGCTGAGTCAGGACCCGCAGTCCACCCTGCCGCGCGTGGCCAAGCTCGCGGGCATCGGCCAGGAAGTGGGCAATCACGCCGTGAGCCTGCTGCCCCAGAGCTGGCGGCAGCGTCTGGACAGCCCCCTGCTGCGGGGCAAAGGGCCGAGCACCCAGTTCTCCAACCTGAAGGAAGCCCTGCACCTGACCAAGGGCAACATCTTCACCCTGTCCTCCACCCGGAGCAAACGGGCCGTAATCTATTTTCCCGGTTGCGGTGCGGGCCTTTTCTACCGTTCCATCGGTCTGGCCGCCGTGCGCCTGCTGCTGGACGCGGGCGTGAACGTGGTGCTGCCGCCGGACCACCTGTGCTGCGGCTACCCGCTGCTGGTTTCCGGATGCCGGGACCGGGCCGAACGCGTGGCCGAAAACAACCAGACCGCCCTGACCCGGCTCATCCGCCAGACCGAGGATGCGGGCTTTGTCATCAAATCCGTGCTCACGGCCTGCGGCACCTGCAGGGAAGGCATCCGCGGGTACAAGCTTAAGTCCCTGGAAACCAAGCAGGTGGAATTTCTGGACGTGACGCAGTTCATCATGCAGCAGGGCGGCTCCTTTCCGGCCGGACCGGAACGCCTGCTCTACCACGCGGCCTGCCACCACGAATGGTCCGGCGTGCCGCCCCTCAAGGCCGCCGGTATCTATGCCCGGGAACTGGGCCGGATGACCTCGTCCACGGTGACCATCTCGCCCCACTGCTGCGGCGAATCGGGGCTCGGAGCCATGACCTCTCCCAAAATCTACAACCGGCTGCGCCAGCGCAAAAAGGAGCAGCTCACCCGCGACCTGGACGGATACGCACCAGAGGCACCCATCGTGGTGGGCTGCCCCTCCTGCAAGATCGGCGTGAGCCGGTCCCTGCTGGAAATGGACGCCAGCCGCGAGGTGCTGCACACTCTGGAATTTCTGGCCGGACTGCGCCATGGCAAGGCATGGATGGAGGATTTCAGCCGCCTGCTGGCCCAGACCGAAGCCCGAAACGGCGTGCAGACGCTGACATGA
- the mltG gene encoding endolytic transglycosylase MltG yields MRQWWKWLPGGLALMLLTIGGLAGGAWYFVETPLRPADNATVVFTVESGESLASVAGRLEKNGLIRWSESFRTYARLRKVPLQAGEFELSAAWSPRRILETLAFGQPMLHRLHFAEGLTMREVALAVNATGLTTAERFLAACNDRDFLRKNGIPAENAEGYLFPETYFFPRIPGQSPYPILKALLDRFKGTVRDLPQAGNPEELHAMVILASLVEKETAIPAERELVAGVYAKRLQLGMLLQCDPTIIYGLGEMFTGNLRRSHLQDAGNPYNTYVHPGLPPGPICSPGKAALMAAAGPAEHEFLYFVARPDGSHHFSRSLSEHNNAVIKYQRGGRPFPKSRGPES; encoded by the coding sequence ATGCGACAATGGTGGAAATGGCTTCCGGGCGGACTGGCGCTCATGCTCCTCACGATAGGCGGGCTGGCCGGCGGAGCCTGGTATTTCGTGGAGACCCCGCTTCGCCCGGCGGACAACGCCACCGTGGTCTTCACCGTGGAATCGGGTGAAAGTCTGGCGTCGGTGGCCGGGCGGCTGGAAAAAAACGGCCTGATCCGCTGGAGCGAGAGCTTCAGAACCTATGCCCGGCTGCGCAAAGTTCCGCTTCAGGCCGGAGAATTCGAGCTTTCAGCGGCCTGGAGCCCGCGCCGCATTCTGGAAACCCTGGCCTTCGGGCAGCCCATGCTGCACCGTCTGCATTTCGCCGAAGGGCTGACCATGCGCGAGGTGGCTCTGGCCGTGAACGCCACCGGCCTGACCACGGCGGAGCGCTTTCTCGCGGCCTGTAACGACAGGGATTTTCTGCGGAAAAACGGCATCCCGGCAGAAAACGCCGAAGGCTATCTGTTCCCGGAAACCTACTTTTTTCCGCGCATCCCCGGCCAGTCGCCCTATCCGATCCTGAAGGCACTGCTGGACCGTTTCAAGGGCACCGTACGGGACCTGCCCCAGGCCGGAAATCCCGAGGAACTGCATGCCATGGTCATTCTGGCCTCGCTGGTGGAAAAGGAAACGGCCATCCCCGCGGAACGGGAGCTGGTGGCGGGCGTATACGCCAAGCGCCTGCAACTGGGCATGCTTCTGCAATGCGATCCCACCATCATCTACGGCCTGGGGGAAATGTTCACGGGCAATCTGCGCCGCTCCCACCTCCAGGACGCGGGCAATCCCTACAACACCTATGTACACCCCGGCCTGCCTCCGGGGCCCATCTGTTCTCCGGGCAAAGCGGCCCTCATGGCCGCCGCCGGACCGGCGGAACACGAATTTCTCTATTTCGTGGCCCGGCCCGACGGTTCCCATCATTTCAGCCGCAGCCTGAGCGAGCACAACAACGCCGTCATCAAATACCAGCGCGGCGGCCGCCCCTTTCCCAAATCCAGAGGGCCGGAAAGTTGA